From the genome of Sphingobacterium sp. UGAL515B_05:
TCTGCTTTATCATGCGGATACAATTCCTTGATGTCAGTCATTAAATCGGCAACCAACGTTTTATTGACTGGTTTAATATTATATTTAGCCAATGTAGCCGCGTCTTTGAGTTCCTCGACAGTTTTACCGTCAAATAATTTCCCGTTTGCGGTATTATTCGCATCTGAGATATCTGTTGCGCCAGAAAGATCTATTTTATAAATTCTCTTAAATACAGTAGAACGAGTTGCTTCTGTCGCGTATTCCCCATCACGTTCCAAGACAATAAATGTTGAATTGCTCACGGCAGCGATTTCACTCACAGCCTGCAAATCGGTACGCTCCATCATATAGACATATTGTTTCGTGACGCCGCTCGCAATATCCAGCGTAACAATACGGATTGCCAACGAATTTTTAATCGCATCTTTAGATGGATTATACAGTGGAAATTGCATGATTCCGACCAGTGTTTTACCGTCTGGTGTAAGCGTCAATCCTTCCATTCCGCGATTAGGACGACGTTTGGCAAATACCAAAGGCAACTTTTTGCCCGTAGACCAAGGATTAATCCGTTCGATTTCTTTTCCCGAAACGTCAAAGTGAACAATATGTGGTCCATATTCGTCACTGACCCACCAAGTACCATCCGCAGCCCTTGCTAGTCCCTCGGAATCGATTCCATCCTCACTTTTCCCTAGATCTTTACCATCAACCCCCAATGCTTTTTCCCCAGAACCACCCTTTCCTTCAGGATTTGGCAGACCATTCAATTTCACGCCATCTTTATTTTTTAATTCGATAACAGACTCCAATGTCAGCGTATTATCCTTTAACCTAAATTTACCGATCTGTGGTGCAAATGCTGGAGTAGCAAATACTTTGCTATCACTTTCAGTTCCATCAATATTCGGTCCCCGATCAGTTAAAAGATAAAATATGGATTTATCAGTAGGATCTTGAACCATCGATGACCCATAGCCTCCATTATACACTTTTACACCATTAATATCACTTAATACTTTTGGATCTGTTGCTATTGCCTTTTGGGGATAGGTCAATTCCACAATCGGGTCAATAATCTGCGACACATCATCTTTACTACATGAAGCACACAATAGGGCCATCCCCAGTACACTGTATATTTTTTTCATCTGTTCAAATTTTTAAATAATGCTTACTGCTGTTCAGGTTTATTCGAATAACCAAATTTTATTCCTCTAACCTTGCATGCCTGATAAAACAGTACGGTTAATCTAAACGATCTATGCTTGGCCGGCTGTCCGAATACTGATGCAAACATAATTGCCAGATATTAGCCAATCATTAACATAAGTTTAAATAAACTGCATCTATCGCAAAAAGCACCCTATAAAAATTAAATACCCGCGGTTATGGAATTTTGAATTTTCGTGCATCACTAAAAAAATAACAGCTAATTGTGCCGCGAACCATCGATGTATTCACGGACCTCACCTACTAAACATAGAAAGATGAAAAAAATCATAATTGCCCTTTTCATAATTTTGGTATTTTCCAATGTGGATACGAAATCTCAGATCAGAACTACACGCGAAATACCCAGCTTAAAAATTAAAAATGACAATGGCCAGCAAAACAAGGTGATGTTGGCAGATCTCAAAGTAGATGTCGTCATCTTTGGAAATATTGCCAAAACGACGATGACAATGATCTTCGACAATAAGACCAATCGCGATCTCGAGGGCGAACTGACATTCCCTATGCCGGAAGGCGTCTCCGTGAGCGGCTACGCCCTAGATATCAACGGTAAATTACGCCAGGCAGTTCCAGTCGATAAAAATAAAGGTACCGAAGTATTTGAAAGTATAGAAACACGTAGGGTCGATCCAGGACTATTGGAAAAAGTCGAGGGAAATAATTTTCGAACTCGAATTTACCCATTACCAGCGAATGGGAAGCGCACCGTTCAGATCAGCTATTCGGAAAATCTGACAACAGCATCCGATCAGGCTCGTTACTACCATCTACCCTTAAACTATACGTCCCCCATTGAAAATTTCGCCTTGGATATTCATGTCTTTCAGGATACACATAAGCCAGATTTCACAGAAAAACCAGATGGTTCTTTGGCATTCTCACAACAAAATAAAAATTATTCAGCTTCTTTACATAAACAACAGTTTAAATCCCAGCGAAATTTAGCCATTCAACTGCCGACAGACAACAGGGAAACATTAGGTCTATTTCAGGCAAATAATGACAATACCTTTTATTTTCTTGCCAATGCAAGCGTCAACTCCGTAAAACCTGCTGAGAAAAAATGGGGGCACAGCATTGGAATTATATGGGACCGTTCGCTCAGCAGTAAAAATAGAAATATCGAAAAGGAACTCGCGTTATTGGATCTTTTCTTTAAAGAAAACCCCAATATGACTGTTGATCTGGGCTTATTGGACATCCGCTTTGTAAAAGGGCATACGTTTCAGGTAAATCAAGGTAATTGGAATGATCTCAAAAACTACATCAAAGGAATTGATTACGATGGCGGTACAGATTATAGCCAAATAAAGGCCGGTGTAATACAGGCCAGCAATTACCTGCTGTTTAGCGACGGACTTTCTACATTCGGTCAAAGTAAAATGAGCCTTGACAATCCAGTCTATTGCATTACTTCATCCAGTGGATCGGACTATGGTGTCCTAAAACAAATCGCCCAGAAACATATTGGAAAGATGATCAATTTAGTCAATACCTCAATAACTGAAGCGTATCATAATCTAAATACAATAGACCTTATTTACCTTGGGATAAAAGAAAAAAATGATTTTGAGGAAGTTTATCCTCAAAAAGGCGCCCCGATACAAACCAATTTTTCTATCGCAGGCATAGGGAAACGTCCAGGACTGAAGCAGCTCACAGTACTTGTAGGAGATGGGCAGCAAGCACCACAAGAAATTAGTATAGCGCTGCAACCTGACCATGGTGAAATTGATCTACAGCAAATCTGGGCACAAAAGAAAATTGAAGCGCTGGATCTTCAGTACGAAGACAATCGTGAAGAAATTGAAACCCTTGGTAAACAGTTCGGTATTGTTACCCGAAATACCAGCTTAATTGTACTGGAAACTGCAGAAGATTACATACGTTATGCAATAACTCCACCTGCCGAATTGCTTTCCGAATTTAATCGGCTCATAAAAGAAGAACGTATAGCAAAGGAAGAACGTGTAGCAGACTTGTTGGATCAGGCTCAAGACATTACCAAACAGCTTCGGTCCTGGTGGAATACCGATTTTCAGCAAAAAAAGAAATATCCAGAGCGTAAAAAATTGATTCGAATTCCAGAACCTGCCGTTGCTGAAGAGATGGCTACCGGTGTTGCTCCAGTTACACCCAGTCCGTCGCGTCCCGCAGCTAGTCCTGCAGCTCCTACACTAGTCTTAGAATCGCGTTCATCTGACGGAACCTCAGCGAAAAGCATCTCGGCAACCGGCAATGCAAGCACTGCCCATGCAACAACCGGCGAACTGGCGAGGGCGGCCGCATCTGAGGACGTTCTTCAGGAATTCGCTGTTTTTCAATCCTTAGAAGGACGTGTAGCTGGCCTACAAACGCCAAGCACCATGAACAACATACGTGGAAAAATCAGCATCCCCGAAATTAAAGAAGACCAAGCTTATTTACAGGACCTTATTCAATCCAAAGATCCTTACAAAAGCTATCTCCAACTTCGGAATCAGTATATGGGAACGCCAACTTTTTATTTTGATGTCGCAAACTTCTTTTTCAAAAGAGGAGATCGAGACAAAGCCTTACTCATCTTAAGTGCACTCGCAGACTTACAAATTGAAAATGCAGATCTCTACAAAACCATCTCCTATAAGTTACGGGAATGGGGAGATTACGACAATGCACTGTTCATTACAGCTAAGGTATTAAAATGGCGTCCAATGGATCCACAAAGCCACCGTGATTATGCCCTTGCATTACAAGACAAAGGTATGTTCAAGGAAGCACTAGAACAATTATATGGGATTTTGACCCAGAGCTACTCCCCGGAAGCTGCCGACCGCGATGACGGTATTGAAGAAACATTGGTTATGGAAATCAATAATCTCATTAAGACAAACAAATCGGCAGGCTCTACCCTAGGAGTGGACAAAAAATTGATTGCAGACCTACCGGTTGACATTCGAGTTGTCATCAACTGGAATTCACAAAACACGGATATCGACCTTTGGGTAACTGATCCAAATCAAGAAAAATGCTTTTATAGTAATCCTGCCACAGCCATTGGAGGAAGGCTCAGCAATGACTTTACTGGCGGCTATGGCCCTGAACAGTTTTTATTGAAAAAAGCATTGAAGGGAAAATACAAAATTGAAGTTGATTTCTTTAACGATGGTTCCCTGACCCTTGCAGGTCCAGCAGCGGTCATGGCTGAAATATATACCTACTATAGCAGTGGAAAGCAGGAACGAAAAATTGTTACGATCTATCTGGACCGCAATAAAGAACGCAGTGTGGGGATTGGCGAGTTTTCATTTCAATAACCTATAGTCAACGAAGTAGGCAAGCCAGTCATTTGACTTGCCTATTTTGTTTAATGCAATTTCCGGACGATAAGATCTTTTTGTCTATTTTCCAATTTGGTCTTTACATAAGGGTAAGTGAATACAGCCCCCAGAACAATACAGGCTCCAAGATAAAAGCCGCCGCTCATGGTCTCCTTCTGTCCAAAGATCAACATCGCCAATAGAATACCGTAAACAGGCTCCAGGTTGGTTGTCAGCGCAACGGTAAAGGCTGACAACTCCTTCATGACGGCAACGCCCATGACATAGGCCACAGCAGTACAAACAACCCCTAACAACAAAAGATAGATTAAATCTTGCTGTCCCAAGCGCATTTCAGCATTGAACTCTCCTGTAAACAACATCAATATACTGATCCAGAAGCATGCTCCCATCATCTCATAGAACGTAATCAGGGTTGGGCTCGATTTTTTAACCATACGCGCGTTGGCGATTGAAAATATACTCGCGCAAAACGCACACCCAAGTCCCGCCAACAGACCAATGAGGTAATGTGTTTCAAAAGAAAAGATGGTATAAATACCGATAATAATTACCATACCAACAACAATATCCAACAGCGCAATGCGCTTTTTATTCACAATAGGCTCCAATATTGCCGTAAATAAAGTCACAGAGGATAGCGTAACCAATGTCACTGATACCGTAGATACTTTGATCGAATAAAAAAATAATACCCAATGCAGTCCAACAACAGCCCCCACCATAAAAAATTGAAGAAATTGTTTCCGCGAAACTACAATCGATTGTTTGGTTAGCAAGAAATAGATCAACAGCGCGATAGACGCTATGGCAACACGATACCACACTAAATGAAGAGCAGATACGGAAATCAAGCTACCCAAAATTCCGGTAAATCCCCAAATAAGTATTGTTAAATGCAGAATTAGAATATTCCGATTTAATTTAATTTTAGTCATATTCGCTAGAATAGATGTATATAGAAATGATGAGCAATACCTATTATTTCCCTTTATAAGGCAAGCTCACTGATTTATTGAAAACTGAACAAAAAATTATTTTGGCGCTTTTATCGCCAGGTATATTGCTACGATTAAGAAGGTAACATTCGGAATTAATACGGCTATCAACGGTGGCAGTCCCCCTTTCAAAGAAAACATGTTTGCAAACTGTATAAAGACGATGTACGTAAAACTTAGCGCGATACCGATACCAAGACTCAATCCTATTCCCCCACGCACTTTCTTGGATGACAGAGCCACGCCCATCAAGGTCAGTACAAAAGCTGAAAATGGATACACATAACGTTTGTATTTCTCAAGTAATAAATCGTTCATGACTCCGGTTCCTCTGATCTCCTCCTTATGGATACGAATATTTAATTCGCGTGTATCCATGGCTGTAAACATATTATCACGTACCTCAAAATCCGAAGGTTTCATATCCAAGGTTGTGTCTTTAACGGCACCTTTGTCCATGCGTTCATGTAGTCCATTGATAATACGATTGGTATACCCTTCGATCTTCCACTTTGTGGCCACCGAGTCCCAGGTAATACGGTCGGCCATCATTTTTTCCTTGAGGGTATCCCCTTTAAAAATTTCAAGGACAAAGCCGTATCCAGTTTTGGTTGTATTATCAAAATTATCTATATAAACATAGCTGTTTTTGTCCAACTGCATGTGGGTAGAAACCCTCGAGTTGTCTTTGGGTGGTTTTACATAGATATTTTCAAAATCAACCTTCATCTTATTGGTATTTGGAATAATAAAAATATTGAATACCAGAGAAACGATAAAGATTAAAGTTGCAGCGATCATGTAAGGACGAAGCAAACGGTTGAAGCTATACCCGGCGCTTAGAATCGGGACAATTTCAGTTTGGTCCGCCATCTTCGATGTAAAGAAAATAACCGCAATAAAGTTGATCAGCGGACAAAGAAAATTTAGGTAAAAAGGAATAAATCCAGCATAATACTCAAAAATAATCTTATCGAGAGGAGCATGATATTTTAAAAAATCATCCAATCGTTCGGACACGTCAAAAACCACCATGACAACAGTAAATATGGCCATAGTGAATAAAAAAGTACTTAGATACTTTTTGATAATGTAACGATCGATTAACGACAGCATTTTTTAGTTGAGCTTTAGTTCTACAAACGTTGATCCAATATTTTCACCATTTTGTTTTTCCAATCGTAGAACGTTCCATCAATGATTCGCTCCCTAGCCTGATTAACCAACCAAAGGTAAAAATGTAAATTATGTAAAGAAGCAATTTGTGCCCCAAGAATTTCCTGCGACTTAATCAAATGCCTTAGATAAGCCTTCGAATAAAATTGATCCGCATGCAGATCACTCTCCGCTTCTATTGGAGAAAAATCGTCTTTCCACTTTTCATTTTTGATATTGATAATACCATTTTGTGTGAAAAGCATGCCATTTCTAGCATTACGGGTTGGCATAACGCAATCGAACATATCCACCCCTAAGGCAATATTTTCAAGAATATTTACCGGTGTTCCCACCCCCATGAGATAACGTGGCTTGTCATGTGGTAAGATATCACAGACAACTTCGGTCATAGCATACATTTCTTCCGCAGGCTCGCCTACCGATAATCCACCAATCGCATTTCCTTCGCGGTTAAACGAAGCAATAGTCTCCGCAGATTTTATCCTCAAATCTTTGTAAACAGATCCTTGAACGATGGGAAACAAAGTCTGATCATATCCATAAAGTGGATCTGTGCTATCGAAACGATCCACACAACGTTTCAGCCAACGATGGGTCATATCCAAAGAACGACGTGCATACCCATAATCACATGGATAAGGCGTACACTCATCAAATGCCATAATGATGTCTGCACCGATAATACGCTGCGTATCCATTACATTTTCCGGTGTAAATAGATGTTTTGATCCATCGATATGGGAACGAAAGGTAACCCCTTCTTCTTTGATCTTACGTACTTCCGTCAACGAATACACCTGATAACCACCAGAATCCGTTAAAATAGGTCGATCCCAACCATTAAATTTATGCAATCCGCCCGCCTTATTCAATACATTCAACCCTGGACGTAAATAGAGGTGGTACGTATTACCCAGAATAATCTGTGCTTCAATATCGTTCTTCAATTCATGTTGATGAATTGCTTTCACTGTACCTGCCGTACCAACAGGCATAAAAATAGGTGTTTGAATGGGACCGTGTGCAGTTTCGACAACACCTGCACGTGCTTTTGACAACTTATCTTGTGCTTGTAGCGTAAATTTCATTAATATTTTTCCTCTGAGACTATTTCTATTTTAAAGGATGATTTGCCATGGATATGGCGCTATCGGCAATTTGAGTAAAAAAAATTAAAAACTCATTTTCAACTAGTTGAAACTTAAAAAGTCGTTATAGCTTTCCTAATTTCCACCCAAGCTCGGATTCATCCCTAGAATACGTTGCAAAAATACTATAAAAAGATTTGCAAACAGGATGTTTCAAAAATAAATTATCATTTTTCCCCTATAAAAAAGTTGCGGAAAGCACTTATCTTTGTGAGCTATGCTTGACCTTCACGTATTTTTGGCCAATCTTCCATATATTGCTTTCGGAGTATTGGGTCTTTTCCTATTGATACAATTGTACTACATCTTATTTGTATATAGTAAATTGACTAGTTATCAACTTGAACCTGTACAAGAAGGAACTGAATTCCCACCGCTATCCGTTATTATTTGTGCACACAATGAACAGGATAATATTCCTGAATTCCTCCCAAGTATACTGAATCAAGACTATCCCAATTTTGAAGTAATTGTTGTCAATGACTTCTCGACAGACAATACGCCTTGGATATTGCATGAGTTTGAAGCAAAATATCCCCATTTAAAAATTGTGGATATCAAAGAGCATATTCGCTTGAAACATGGTAAAAAGTTTGCAGTCAGTATGGGGATCAAAGCATCAAAGCACCAGACACTGGTGTTTACCGATGCGGATTGTGCGCCACAATCTGATCAATGGCTCAAAGAAATTGCAGCAGCTTTCAGACCAGAAACAGAAATTGTACTGGGCTATTCTCCCTATTTTAAGAAAAAAAGCTTACTAAATTTATTGATTCGATTTGAAACCAGCCATACCGCCATGAGTTACTTCTCCTATGCATTAAAGGGAGATGCCTATATGGGAGTAGGGCGTAACATGGCTTACAAAAAAGACCTTTTCTTTCGTAACAAAGGATTCGCTGCCCATATGCATATTAAATCGGGCGATGATGATCTTTTTGTCAACCAAAATGCAAATCCGACCAACGTTAATATTGCACTGGCAGCCGAATCCATTGTCTATTCAGAACCCAAAGCGACCTGGAAGAGCTATTACAAGCAAAAAGCAAGACACTCAGGCGCCTCTACTATTTACAAAAAGCGACATCAGCGCATGCTGGGCACCCAGCTGGTATCGGCAGTCTGCTTTTACATAGCACTTATCGCAACAGCAATTGCCTTTCCAATGTACTGGTATGTTCCTGTTACAGCCTACCTCCTAAGGCTAATTGCACAATGGATAATATTTGCCAACATCTATAAAAAACTAGAAGTAAAGGAACTGATTTGGTGGCTGCCTTTGGTAGACTTCATCTACTATTTCTATATTTGCATCAATGGCATCTTCAGCAGAAAAAAGAAAAAAATAAGCTGGAAATAATTTACTTTTAAAATACGAAGCTTTGAATCCAACAGTTGATATCATCTATAACTATTTTCCAAAATTAACGGATATTCAAAAAGAACAGTTTGCAAAACTTGCCGACCTCTATACATTTTGGAATAGCCAAATCAATGTCATTTCGCGTAAAGACATCGATAGCCTCTACCTGCACCATGTGTTACACTCGCTAGGTATTGCCAAATTTGTCCAAGAGCTCGCGCCAGGAACACAAATTTTGGATGTGGGGACCGGAGGAGGCTTTCCAGGTATCCCAATGGCCATTATGTTTCCTGAAGTCAAATTCCATTTGGTCGATTCTATCGGCAAAAAAATTAAGGTCGTACGTGAAGTTGCAGCTGGACTCGGTCTCCAGAATGTTGAAGCAGATCATATTCGCGCAGAACAACTCGACGACAAATATGATTTTGTCATATCACGTGCCGTGACAAGACTTGGCGAATTTACGCCGTGGATACAGAATAAATTCGCAAAAAAAGATAAAAACGGGATTCCTAATGGAATTCTTTACTTGAAAGGCGGAGATCTCACCGAAGAGATCAAAGAATCTAAGCTCAAAGCAGAATTACACCCGCTTTCAGATTACTTTAAAGAAGATTTCTTTGATACAAAATATCTGGTCTACGTACCGATGTAATTAAAGTTTGGCATTACCCATAGGAAACTGAAGTCGCCTATGGATAATGTCTACAGAATCGAGGTAGTTTGTTAAACACTTATGGATATAAGCAATCTTCTCATAACGATCATTCTCACGAAGCCATTTTAAGGAAGGCTCATAATATATCCTAAATTTACGCAACGAATCTCCCGACAACTTACTGTATTCCTGTGTCAATGGATACCATTCCTCGCGAATCAGATCCTGCTGATATTCTTTTTCAAACTGACGCTGAAGCTTTCTCGAATTTCGTCCCTTTCGACTGAATTTATTGTAAAGCTTGTTCAGATTGACAGCAATTCCCCCTGGTGAGGCAAGGTCACCATATTTTTCGTATCGCCCCAGAAAAAGATCGACTTATACTCCCCCTTTTTTTCTTCCCATTTATCCCCCGCTGATTTGCGTTTGATCGAAACAGTATCCAAACGTAAAGTATCTTTTGGACTTCCTTTTTTCCCAATGGTATCCTCATGGTAATATTCCGCTGGATAGGCAAAAAGTCCCGGCCGATAAAATGAAAAGTAGACACAGAAAAACAATAAAGATAGAAAGCCAATACGTACCATATTTATAATTGATAAACTAAAATAACCAACTATAAATAAAGTTAAAAAGGCTTTAACTATCTTTAACTAAAACAAGCTAAAGACCTAACTCTTTTTTAATTTCTAGGCCAATTAGATTAATTTCCTCATCCATACCGAACATAGGAAGCTCCGTTTCTGGATTCAGTTTCAGCCAGTTTGTATCATTGTCTTTAATAATCTTTACGTATTCTACGCCATCTTTAAAAATAACATATGTATCTTCTTCCTCAGGGAAAACAGAATAAACTACATCCCCCAATTCGATATCAAAAGGTTCTTTCATTTCCATAGTTAAAATATCATTAATCAATCAAAGTTACCAATTCCTCCTCTTTCTTTCTAAAATAGGCCAACATTTCGTCTCATAGTGTATCATCCAGGCCATAGGAATTCTGCTGGATTCAACAGCAATACATAAGCTTTTCAACAAAGAGCATATATCTGCTCAATGGGGTTGGCTGATTCTATTAAAACTACAGCGTCCGAGAGCAATTCTAACAAAAAGTACGACAGCTAGTTATATTTTTCTTATCTTTAAATAAACCCAATTATGAAACTAATTTATCCCATAGCTTTGACAAAAATCAAGGGCATTGGCCCTAGAACAGCGCGTAACATCCTTGAAAAAGGTTACAAGTTAGCAGACTTGTTCACCTATTCAAAAAAAGATTTGATGCAAGTCCTTGGGATACGAGAGTCGATAGCAGAAGCAATATCCAATAAAAGTTATATGCCAGCCTGCGAAAAAGAACTCGCCTTTATAGAAAAACACCAAATACAAGCACTGTTTTTGGAAGACGAAAATTATCCCCATCGGCTTCGGCAATGTGAAGATGCCCCTATCGTTTTATATTATAAGGGAAATCAGCCCCTTAACAAAACAAAGGTAATTAGTATCGTTGGCACAAGGCATGCCACCCACTATGGTCAGAAAATATGTGAAGATTTGCTGGAGGCGATGCATGAATCCAAAGACACCTTAATCGTTAGTGGTCTCGCATATGGAATTGACGCACTAGCACATCGCAATGCGCTAAAAAATAATCTGTCTACCGTTGCCGTACTTGGACATGGCTTAGATCGAATCTATCCAAATTCCCATCGTGAGCTTGCCGCAAGAATGGTAGACCATGGCGGTCTACTGACGGAGTTCACATCCAACACTTTACCCGAACGCAGTAACTTCCCCATGCGTAATCGCATCATAGCAGGAATGGCAGATGTCACCATTGTCGTGGAGGCGGCCATTAAAGGTGGTGCTTTAATTACTGCAGAAATAGCCAACAGCTACAACCGTGATGTATGTGCCTTCCCCGGCTCCATTTATGAAAAAAGTTCCGAAGGCACCAACTACCTCATCAAAACCAACCGTGCTCATATGATTCGAGGGCTTCAGGATCTCGAATACCTCATGAATTGGGAAATCAGCACAAAAACCGTTGACCAACAGCTTAGCCTTCCGTTAACGCTGACGAAAGACCAGCAACTCCTTTTCACACTCATTCAGCAAAAAGGACAATTAGAAATAGACCACATGATTGAACTTACAAAATGGCCACAAAGTAAATTGGCACTGATCCTATTGGAGCTCGAAATGCAGTCATTCATTCACGCCCTGCCCGGTAAACGATATAGAACAGTCGGACTGGCCGAAGTTCAAAAAAATTAAATCTTGTCAAAGGACCAAGGCCCCTCGCATTCTAATGGCCCCTCTGTGGTAAAATAGCATATGCTACCTCTAAAATAAGTGAACTAAACCATAAACCAACAACAAAAACCAACAATTAATGAACGAAAACAATACAAAAAGTATCTGGAAAGTCATCGGAGCATCTTCCATGGGAACACTGATTGAATGGTACGACTTTTTTATCTTTGGCAGCCTTTCCATTGTCATCTCCACTAAATTTTTTCCTGCAGACAATCCAACTGCGGCTTTTCTTTCCACCCTAGCTACATTTGCTGCAGGATTTGTTGTCCGGCCATTTGGCGCCCTATTTTTTGGGCGACTAGGTGATATTATCGGTCGAAAATATACATTTATGGTTACTTTAATGCTCATGGGCGGAGCAACATTTCTCATAGGTTGTATCCCCAGCTATGCGAGTATTGGGTTTTGGGCCCCGCTGCTGGTGCTGATCCTTCGTCTCTTGCAAGGTCTTGCCCTAGGAGGAGAATATGGCGGTGCGGCAACTTACGTCGCCGAACATGCCCCATTGGGCCAGCGGGGCTATTGGACATCATGGATACAAACAACTGCTACTTTTGGCCTTTTTATATCACTCGTTGTCATCCTCCTGACCAAAGGATTTCTCAGCGAATCACAATTTGATTCTTGGGGATGGCGGGTTCCCTTCCTCCTATCTTTAGTCATGGTATACGTTTCCTATCTTATTCGTAAGAAGATGAAGGAATCACCCGAATTTAGCAAGGCCAAAGCGGAAGGAAAAACAAGTGCAAATCCACTAAAAGAAAGCTTTGGCAACCGCTATAACCTCAAATTTGTCCTGCTCGCACTTTTTGGCGCAGCCATGGGACAGGGCGTTGTTTGGTATACCGGACAGTTTTACTCGATGAGTTTCATGAAGACGGTCATGCATCTTCAATCTGACCAGGCCGATACGATTCTTGGTATCGCATTACTTTTGGGAACTCCTTTTTTTGTCGTATTTGGGTGGCTTAGTGACAAAGTTGGACGAAAATGGATCATGCTCGGTGGGATGTTACTTGCCGTATTGACTTATCGACCTATATACGAATCCATGTACCAACTGTCCAATGCAGAACAGAAAGTCAAGGTGAACGAAACAACGGAGGCCCCCAGCGGGCCGCAATCAACGGAAACTATTTCGATCACCAAGACTCAATATGAGGACCAGACAGAAGTTACAAGAACCAGCATGATACATCAGTCAG
Proteins encoded in this window:
- a CDS encoding esterase-like activity of phytase family protein; amino-acid sequence: MKKIYSVLGMALLCASCSKDDVSQIIDPIVELTYPQKAIATDPKVLSDINGVKVYNGGYGSSMVQDPTDKSIFYLLTDRGPNIDGTESDSKVFATPAFAPQIGKFRLKDNTLTLESVIELKNKDGVKLNGLPNPEGKGGSGEKALGVDGKDLGKSEDGIDSEGLARAADGTWWVSDEYGPHIVHFDVSGKEIERINPWSTGKKLPLVFAKRRPNRGMEGLTLTPDGKTLVGIMQFPLYNPSKDAIKNSLAIRIVTLDIASGVTKQYVYMMERTDLQAVSEIAAVSNSTFIVLERDGEYATEATRSTVFKRIYKIDLSGATDISDANNTANGKLFDGKTVEELKDAATLAKYNIKPVNKTLVADLMTDIKELYPHDKAEGLAVINPSLIAVCNDDDFGVTGKGFYESKILPYIKTVDKNSIYFVKLKDPLK
- a CDS encoding VIT domain-containing protein produces the protein MKKIIIALFIILVFSNVDTKSQIRTTREIPSLKIKNDNGQQNKVMLADLKVDVVIFGNIAKTTMTMIFDNKTNRDLEGELTFPMPEGVSVSGYALDINGKLRQAVPVDKNKGTEVFESIETRRVDPGLLEKVEGNNFRTRIYPLPANGKRTVQISYSENLTTASDQARYYHLPLNYTSPIENFALDIHVFQDTHKPDFTEKPDGSLAFSQQNKNYSASLHKQQFKSQRNLAIQLPTDNRETLGLFQANNDNTFYFLANASVNSVKPAEKKWGHSIGIIWDRSLSSKNRNIEKELALLDLFFKENPNMTVDLGLLDIRFVKGHTFQVNQGNWNDLKNYIKGIDYDGGTDYSQIKAGVIQASNYLLFSDGLSTFGQSKMSLDNPVYCITSSSGSDYGVLKQIAQKHIGKMINLVNTSITEAYHNLNTIDLIYLGIKEKNDFEEVYPQKGAPIQTNFSIAGIGKRPGLKQLTVLVGDGQQAPQEISIALQPDHGEIDLQQIWAQKKIEALDLQYEDNREEIETLGKQFGIVTRNTSLIVLETAEDYIRYAITPPAELLSEFNRLIKEERIAKEERVADLLDQAQDITKQLRSWWNTDFQQKKKYPERKKLIRIPEPAVAEEMATGVAPVTPSPSRPAASPAAPTLVLESRSSDGTSAKSISATGNASTAHATTGELARAAASEDVLQEFAVFQSLEGRVAGLQTPSTMNNIRGKISIPEIKEDQAYLQDLIQSKDPYKSYLQLRNQYMGTPTFYFDVANFFFKRGDRDKALLILSALADLQIENADLYKTISYKLREWGDYDNALFITAKVLKWRPMDPQSHRDYALALQDKGMFKEALEQLYGILTQSYSPEAADRDDGIEETLVMEINNLIKTNKSAGSTLGVDKKLIADLPVDIRVVINWNSQNTDIDLWVTDPNQEKCFYSNPATAIGGRLSNDFTGGYGPEQFLLKKALKGKYKIEVDFFNDGSLTLAGPAAVMAEIYTYYSSGKQERKIVTIYLDRNKERSVGIGEFSFQ
- a CDS encoding DMT family transporter, which encodes MTKIKLNRNILILHLTILIWGFTGILGSLISVSALHLVWYRVAIASIALLIYFLLTKQSIVVSRKQFLQFFMVGAVVGLHWVLFFYSIKVSTVSVTLVTLSSVTLFTAILEPIVNKKRIALLDIVVGMVIIIGIYTIFSFETHYLIGLLAGLGCAFCASIFSIANARMVKKSSPTLITFYEMMGACFWISILMLFTGEFNAEMRLGQQDLIYLLLLGVVCTAVAYVMGVAVMKELSAFTVALTTNLEPVYGILLAMLIFGQKETMSGGFYLGACIVLGAVFTYPYVKTKLENRQKDLIVRKLH
- a CDS encoding LptF/LptG family permease, yielding MSLIDRYIIKKYLSTFLFTMAIFTVVMVVFDVSERLDDFLKYHAPLDKIIFEYYAGFIPFYLNFLCPLINFIAVIFFTSKMADQTEIVPILSAGYSFNRLLRPYMIAATLIFIVSLVFNIFIIPNTNKMKVDFENIYVKPPKDNSRVSTHMQLDKNSYVYIDNFDNTTKTGYGFVLEIFKGDTLKEKMMADRITWDSVATKWKIEGYTNRIINGLHERMDKGAVKDTTLDMKPSDFEVRDNMFTAMDTRELNIRIHKEEIRGTGVMNDLLLEKYKRYVYPFSAFVLTLMGVALSSKKVRGGIGLSLGIGIALSFTYIVFIQFANMFSLKGGLPPLIAVLIPNVTFLIVAIYLAIKAPK